Proteins from one Bos taurus isolate L1 Dominette 01449 registration number 42190680 breed Hereford chromosome 7, ARS-UCD2.0, whole genome shotgun sequence genomic window:
- the ECSCR gene encoding endothelial cell-specific chemotaxis regulator isoform 3 precursor (isoform 3 precursor is encoded by transcript variant 3) codes for MGSVRETQLRWAILGFLLLQAASETPSQFSTEAMTLSSSTVADHLPSSPGPTWSQSQKHTSGLSADVPSSGRSSDSMSGDTSHNVTSTSPNMSFRTTADSTVPPSPTSETVLTVAAFGVISFIAILVVVVIVLVSVVSLRFKCRKNKESEDPQKPGSSGLSESGSTANGEKESITLISMKNINMNNSKGCPSAEKVL; via the exons ATGGGGAGTGTCAGAGAAACGCAGCTGCGCTGGGCCATCCTGGGCTTCCTCCTGCTCCAAG CAGCATCAGAGACGCCCTCACAGTTCTCCACGGAAGCCATGACTCTGAGTTCAAGCACCGTGGCTGATCACTTGCCGTCCTCTCCGGGACCGACTTGGTCCCAGTCACAGAAACACACGTCAGGACTCA GCGCTGATGTTCCGAGCAGTGGCAGGAGCAGCGACAGCATGAGTGGAG ACACCTCTCACAATGTTACTTCCACATCACCCAACATGAGTTTTAGGACGACAGCAGACTCCACTGTCCCACCCAGCCCCACGTCAGAGACGGTGCTCACTGTGGCTGCATTTG GTGTTATCAGCTTCATTGCCATCCTAGTGGTTGTGGTGATTGTCCTGGTCAGTGTGGTCAGTCTAAGGTTTAAGTGTCGGAAGAACAAGGAGTCTGAAG ATCCCCAGAAACCTGGGAGTTCAGGGCTCTCTGAAAG CGGTTCCACAGCcaatggagagaaagagagcatcACTCTTATCTCGATGAagaacatcaacatgaataacAGCAAAGGATGCCCCTCAGCAGAGAAG GTTCTTTAA
- the ECSCR gene encoding endothelial cell-specific chemotaxis regulator isoform 1 precursor (isoform 1 precursor is encoded by transcript variant 1), with amino-acid sequence MGSVRETQLRWAILGFLLLQGAFSSQSSTTQPASPETSPSTEANSLSPLSGTWTTAASETPSQFSTEAMTLSSSTVADHLPSSPGPTWSQSQKHTSGLSADVPSSGRSSDSMSGDTSHNVTSTSPNMSFRTTADSTVPPSPTSETVLTVAAFGVISFIAILVVVVIVLVSVVSLRFKCRKNKESEDPQKPGSSGLSESGSTANGEKESITLISMKNINMNNSKGCPSAEKVL; translated from the exons ATGGGGAGTGTCAGAGAAACGCAGCTGCGCTGGGCCATCCTGGGCTTCCTCCTGCTCCAAG GAGCCTTCAGCAGTCAAAGTTCAACCACACAGCCAGCTTCCCCTGAAACAA GTCCTTCCACAGAGGCCAACAGCTTAAGCCCTCTGTCCGGCACCTGGACCACAG CAGCATCAGAGACGCCCTCACAGTTCTCCACGGAAGCCATGACTCTGAGTTCAAGCACCGTGGCTGATCACTTGCCGTCCTCTCCGGGACCGACTTGGTCCCAGTCACAGAAACACACGTCAGGACTCA GCGCTGATGTTCCGAGCAGTGGCAGGAGCAGCGACAGCATGAGTGGAG ACACCTCTCACAATGTTACTTCCACATCACCCAACATGAGTTTTAGGACGACAGCAGACTCCACTGTCCCACCCAGCCCCACGTCAGAGACGGTGCTCACTGTGGCTGCATTTG GTGTTATCAGCTTCATTGCCATCCTAGTGGTTGTGGTGATTGTCCTGGTCAGTGTGGTCAGTCTAAGGTTTAAGTGTCGGAAGAACAAGGAGTCTGAAG ATCCCCAGAAACCTGGGAGTTCAGGGCTCTCTGAAAG CGGTTCCACAGCcaatggagagaaagagagcatcACTCTTATCTCGATGAagaacatcaacatgaataacAGCAAAGGATGCCCCTCAGCAGAGAAG GTTCTTTAA
- the ECSCR gene encoding endothelial cell-specific chemotaxis regulator isoform 2 precursor (isoform 2 precursor is encoded by transcript variant 2), translating to MGSVRETQLRWAILGFLLLQGPSTEANSLSPLSGTWTTAASETPSQFSTEAMTLSSSTVADHLPSSPGPTWSQSQKHTSGLSADVPSSGRSSDSMSGDTSHNVTSTSPNMSFRTTADSTVPPSPTSETVLTVAAFGVISFIAILVVVVIVLVSVVSLRFKCRKNKESEDPQKPGSSGLSESGSTANGEKESITLISMKNINMNNSKGCPSAEKVL from the exons ATGGGGAGTGTCAGAGAAACGCAGCTGCGCTGGGCCATCCTGGGCTTCCTCCTGCTCCAAG GTCCTTCCACAGAGGCCAACAGCTTAAGCCCTCTGTCCGGCACCTGGACCACAG CAGCATCAGAGACGCCCTCACAGTTCTCCACGGAAGCCATGACTCTGAGTTCAAGCACCGTGGCTGATCACTTGCCGTCCTCTCCGGGACCGACTTGGTCCCAGTCACAGAAACACACGTCAGGACTCA GCGCTGATGTTCCGAGCAGTGGCAGGAGCAGCGACAGCATGAGTGGAG ACACCTCTCACAATGTTACTTCCACATCACCCAACATGAGTTTTAGGACGACAGCAGACTCCACTGTCCCACCCAGCCCCACGTCAGAGACGGTGCTCACTGTGGCTGCATTTG GTGTTATCAGCTTCATTGCCATCCTAGTGGTTGTGGTGATTGTCCTGGTCAGTGTGGTCAGTCTAAGGTTTAAGTGTCGGAAGAACAAGGAGTCTGAAG ATCCCCAGAAACCTGGGAGTTCAGGGCTCTCTGAAAG CGGTTCCACAGCcaatggagagaaagagagcatcACTCTTATCTCGATGAagaacatcaacatgaataacAGCAAAGGATGCCCCTCAGCAGAGAAG GTTCTTTAA
- the SMIM33 gene encoding small integral membrane protein 33, translating into MHQAGHHPWLSPTVNGSAGQEPQKQLPEVLGGAWDPRPVVGLPLLTIIVAVFVLLAVCIVVAVHFGPRLHKGHATLTTEPPSPKPEGGIYLIRWRMLGHQDSHEDPQQKPPGPDSRPVPDGPRFSINEVTFL; encoded by the exons ATGCATCAG GCTGGCCACCATCCATGGCTTTCTCCAACTGTCAATGGCTCAGCAGGGCAGGAGCCCCAGAAGCAGCTTCCGGAGGTGTTGGGTGGGGCCTGGGACCCTCGTCCAGTGGTCGGGCTGCCCCTGCTTACCATCATCGTCGCTGTCTTTGTCTTGCTGGCAGTCTGTATCGTGGTGGCGGTCCACTTTGGGCCAAGGCTGCACAAAGGCCATGCCACTCTCACCACAGAGCCACCATCCCCAAAGCCAGAGGGCGGCATCTACCTCATCCGCTGGCGCATGCTGGGCCATCAGGACAGTCACGAAGACCCCCAGCAGAAACCTCCGGGCCCTGACTCCCGCCCCGTGCCAGATGGGCCCAGGTTCAGCATCAATGAAGTCACGTTTCTGTAG